In Nostoc sp. UHCC 0926, a single genomic region encodes these proteins:
- a CDS encoding TolB family protein — protein MKKFTPIFWLQRPIHWSLVFSLTSLLVSCGSNDIPIGPTSLNSRYTEEQPALSGNGRFLAFVSNRNGNQQLLVYDLERQLFIGTPGINRQETIAESPSLSYTGRYIAYLTSDQGRPVVALYDRATQQSQIVTPIYRGWVRKPNISPDGRYVVFETASRGQWDIEVLDRGPNIELDIPNGATVGSPP, from the coding sequence GTGAAAAAATTTACGCCTATATTTTGGCTCCAAAGACCTATTCATTGGAGCCTGGTTTTTAGTTTAACAAGTTTGCTTGTATCTTGTGGTTCTAACGATATTCCCATAGGGCCTACTTCTCTCAATAGTCGCTACACCGAGGAGCAGCCTGCTTTGAGTGGAAATGGGCGCTTTTTAGCGTTTGTATCTAATCGGAATGGTAATCAGCAGCTACTAGTCTACGATTTGGAGAGGCAACTGTTTATTGGCACACCGGGCATAAACCGACAGGAAACAATTGCTGAAAGTCCTAGTTTGAGCTACACCGGGCGTTACATTGCTTATCTTACTAGTGACCAAGGTAGACCAGTAGTGGCGCTTTACGATCGCGCTACGCAACAGTCACAAATCGTCACGCCAATCTATCGCGGTTGGGTCAGAAAACCAAATATCAGCCCAGATGGACGTTATGTTGTTTTTGAAACCGCCAGCCGTGGTCAGTGGGATATTGAAGTCCTAGACCGGGGGCCAAATATTGAGTTAGATATTCCTAATGGTGCAACTGTAGGTTCACCTCCCTAA
- a CDS encoding TolB family protein, with protein MKRVFFIPVFICLNLLTGCFGYPRILSYPFDPGGRSLNSLASELNPQISGRYIVFITDRRGSQDVYMFDTVTRDLVDLPGLNSFDAIATHPSVSQDGRYIVFGASRQGRSAIFLYDRETRQSRNLTNNLQAEVRNPTISADGSRIAFESSNNGQWDVLVYDRYGQPLNIPQEPR; from the coding sequence ATGAAACGTGTTTTTTTTATACCTGTATTTATATGTTTAAATTTATTGACTGGGTGTTTTGGCTACCCTCGCATTTTGAGTTATCCCTTTGATCCGGGGGGTCGGAGTCTCAATAGTTTAGCGTCGGAATTAAACCCCCAAATCTCTGGGAGATACATTGTTTTTATTACTGACCGACGCGGTAGCCAAGATGTTTATATGTTTGATACGGTGACTCGTGATTTGGTTGATTTGCCAGGTTTAAACTCCTTTGATGCGATCGCAACTCATCCTAGCGTTTCACAAGATGGTCGTTATATTGTGTTTGGTGCTAGTCGTCAGGGGCGATCGGCTATTTTTCTCTACGACCGCGAAACACGCCAATCACGGAATTTAACTAATAATCTGCAAGCGGAAGTCCGCAACCCTACAATTAGCGCTGATGGTAGTAGGATTGCTTTTGAATCCAGTAACAATGGGCAGTGGGATGTTTTGGTATATGACCGTTATGGACAACCGTTGAATATCCCTCAAGAACCACGTTGA
- a CDS encoding geranylgeranyl reductase family protein yields the protein MYDCIIVGAGPAGGTAAYHLAKQGRSVLVLEKESLPRYKPCGGGVSPAIAQWFDFDFSPAISVKADSLRFTWKLGDPVEAKIATKEPVWMVRRDIFDHFLVQQAQKQGAELRDNTEVMGIEFKSDHWQVNTANGPVIGRYIIAADGVKGPMAKWLGFKERKRRLAGALEAEVAATVKDKSTIHFEFGLVKNGYIWNFPKADGYSLGVGTFIGGEPQDFKKILDEYARSFNLDIKTSKQYGYPLCLWDGNQKLHTQNAVLAGEAACVVDPMTAEGIRPSIFSGLIAAGAINEALSGDTNALEKYSETINEEWGTEMAWAQKLAGAFYRFPGIGYKVGVKRPSGAKIMGKILCGELRYGDVAGRALKRLIPGFGG from the coding sequence TGCCAAGATATAAACCTTGTGGCGGTGGTGTATCTCCAGCGATCGCTCAATGGTTTGACTTTGATTTTAGCCCAGCGATTTCTGTGAAAGCCGACTCCCTTCGCTTTACTTGGAAATTGGGCGACCCCGTGGAAGCAAAAATCGCCACAAAAGAACCAGTCTGGATGGTGCGACGAGATATTTTTGACCATTTTCTAGTGCAGCAAGCACAGAAGCAAGGGGCTGAACTACGAGATAATACTGAAGTAATGGGTATTGAGTTTAAAAGTGACCATTGGCAAGTTAACACAGCCAATGGGCCAGTTATAGGTCGCTACATAATCGCAGCTGATGGTGTCAAAGGGCCAATGGCAAAATGGCTAGGCTTCAAAGAACGTAAACGTCGTTTAGCAGGAGCTTTGGAAGCAGAAGTTGCCGCAACTGTAAAGGACAAATCCACAATTCACTTCGAGTTTGGCTTGGTAAAAAACGGCTACATTTGGAACTTCCCAAAAGCTGATGGTTATTCCCTTGGTGTCGGTACATTTATCGGTGGCGAACCTCAAGACTTTAAGAAGATTTTAGATGAGTACGCGCGATCGTTTAATCTGGATATCAAAACTAGCAAGCAGTATGGTTATCCCCTTTGCTTGTGGGATGGCAACCAAAAGTTGCATACTCAAAATGCAGTTTTGGCTGGGGAAGCTGCTTGTGTAGTTGATCCAATGACAGCAGAAGGCATTCGCCCTTCAATTTTTAGCGGTTTGATTGCAGCAGGAGCCATTAATGAGGCTCTTTCTGGTGATACCAATGCTTTAGAAAAATATAGTGAAACCATTAATGAAGAATGGGGTACCGAGATGGCTTGGGCGCAAAAATTAGCTGGAGCATTCTATCGCTTTCCAGGCATTGGCTACAAAGTTGGTGTTAAGCGCCCCTCCGGTGCCAAAATCATGGGCAAGATTCTGTGTGGAGAACTGCGCTATGGCGATGTTGCCGGTCGCGCCCTCAAGCGTTTAATCCCTGGTTTTGGGGGTTAG
- the accC gene encoding acetyl-CoA carboxylase biotin carboxylase subunit, translated as MKFDKILIANRGEIALRILRACEEMGIATVAVHSTVDRNALHVQLADEAVCIGEPASSKSYLNIPNIIAAALTRNATAIHPGYGFLAENARFAEICADHHIAFIGPTPEAIKLMGDKSTAKETMQKAGVPTVPGTEGLVESEEQGLKFAKDIGYPVMIKATAGGGGRGMRLVRSEDEFVKLFLAAQGEAGAAFGNSGVYIEKFIERPRHIEFQVLADNYGNVIHLGERDCSIQRRNQKLLEEAPSPALDQDLREKMGQAAVKAAQFINYSGAGTIEFLLDRFGKFYFMEMNTRIQVEHPVTEMITGIDLVAEQIRIAQGERLKLTQEQVVLRGHAIECRINAEDPDHDFRPSPGRISGYLPPGGPGVRIDSHVYTDYQIPPYYDSLIGKLIVWAPDRPTAINRMKRALRECAITGLPTTIGFHQKIMETPQFLQGNVYTNFVQEMNS; from the coding sequence ATGAAGTTTGACAAAATATTAATTGCCAATCGGGGAGAAATCGCCCTTCGCATTCTCCGCGCCTGTGAAGAAATGGGGATTGCGACAGTTGCAGTTCACTCCACCGTTGACCGTAATGCTCTCCACGTCCAACTTGCTGATGAAGCGGTTTGCATTGGCGAACCTGCTAGCAGTAAAAGTTATTTGAATATTCCCAATATTATTGCTGCCGCACTGACGCGCAATGCGACTGCCATTCATCCAGGCTATGGTTTTTTGGCAGAAAATGCCCGGTTTGCGGAAATCTGTGCCGACCATCATATTGCTTTTATCGGCCCAACTCCAGAAGCTATCAAGCTGATGGGGGATAAATCCACTGCCAAAGAAACCATGCAAAAAGCTGGAGTCCCGACAGTACCTGGTACTGAGGGGTTAGTAGAATCTGAGGAACAAGGATTAAAATTCGCCAAGGATATCGGCTATCCAGTGATGATCAAAGCCACAGCGGGTGGCGGCGGACGGGGTATGCGCCTAGTTCGTTCTGAAGATGAATTTGTCAAACTTTTCCTGGCGGCCCAAGGGGAAGCAGGAGCAGCTTTTGGGAATTCTGGCGTTTACATAGAAAAATTTATTGAACGTCCCCGCCACATCGAATTTCAAGTTTTGGCGGATAATTATGGTAATGTTATCCACTTGGGCGAACGGGATTGCTCTATTCAGCGCCGGAATCAAAAGCTACTAGAAGAAGCACCAAGTCCGGCTCTCGACCAAGACCTGCGCGAGAAAATGGGACAAGCTGCTGTCAAAGCTGCCCAATTCATTAACTACAGTGGGGCAGGTACTATCGAGTTTCTCTTGGATAGATTCGGTAAATTCTACTTTATGGAAATGAACACCCGGATTCAAGTAGAACATCCTGTAACAGAGATGATTACTGGAATAGACTTAGTTGCCGAACAAATTCGCATTGCCCAAGGGGAAAGACTCAAGCTTACCCAAGAGCAAGTAGTTTTGCGGGGTCATGCGATCGAATGCCGGATCAACGCTGAAGACCCAGATCACGACTTTCGCCCTTCTCCTGGACGGATTAGTGGCTATCTTCCCCCTGGAGGGCCTGGTGTTCGGATTGATTCGCACGTTTACACAGATTACCAAATCCCACCTTACTACGATTCCTTGATCGGCAAGTTAATTGTTTGGGCCCCAGATCGACCCACTGCTATTAACCGCATGAAACGCGCACTCCGGGAATGTGCCATCACTGGACTACCCACCACCATCGGGTTTCATCAAAAAATTATGGAAACTCCACAGTTTTTGCAGGGTAATGTCTATACAAATTTTGTGCAGGAAATGAACAGTTAA
- a CDS encoding succinate dehydrogenase/fumarate reductase iron-sulfur subunit has product MEVIFKVIRQQQNSSPIVQTYLVEAEPGNTILDCLNHIKWEQDGTLAFRKNCRNTICGSCAMRINGRSALACKENVGSELARLQQIPSSQSKVNAIGEITIAPLGNMPVIKDLVVDMSSFWNNLEAVAPYVSTAARQVPEREFLQTPQERSRLDQTGNCIMCGACYSECNAREVDPNFVGPHALAKAYRMVADSRDSDTQNRLASYNEGTKGVWGCTRCLYCDSVCPMEVAPLEQITKIKQEILTQKQASDSRSLRHRKVLVDLVKQGGWIDERQFGLQVVGNYFKDLKGLLSLAPLGLRMIIRGKFPLSFEPSEGTQQVRSLIESVQQVENKS; this is encoded by the coding sequence ATGGAAGTTATTTTTAAGGTCATTCGACAGCAACAAAATTCCTCCCCTATTGTGCAAACCTACCTTGTAGAGGCAGAACCAGGTAATACAATCCTAGATTGCCTGAATCATATTAAGTGGGAGCAAGATGGAACGTTGGCGTTTCGCAAAAATTGCCGCAATACCATTTGTGGTAGCTGTGCTATGCGAATTAATGGGCGTTCGGCTTTAGCTTGTAAGGAAAATGTTGGCAGTGAACTTGCTAGATTACAACAAATACCATCATCCCAAAGTAAAGTAAATGCCATTGGCGAAATCACGATCGCTCCTCTCGGCAATATGCCTGTGATTAAAGATTTGGTTGTAGATATGAGCAGTTTCTGGAATAATTTAGAGGCAGTTGCTCCTTATGTGAGTACAGCAGCACGACAAGTTCCAGAAAGAGAGTTTCTGCAAACACCACAAGAGCGATCGCGCCTCGATCAAACTGGCAACTGTATTATGTGTGGTGCTTGTTACTCGGAATGCAACGCCCGTGAAGTTGATCCAAACTTTGTTGGCCCCCATGCCCTTGCCAAAGCTTACCGGATGGTAGCAGACTCCCGCGATAGCGACACCCAAAATCGTTTAGCAAGCTACAACGAAGGTACTAAAGGCGTATGGGGTTGTACCCGTTGTTTGTACTGCGATTCAGTTTGTCCAATGGAAGTTGCACCATTAGAACAAATCACCAAAATTAAACAAGAAATTCTCACCCAGAAACAAGCCAGTGATAGTCGCTCACTTCGTCACCGAAAAGTGTTAGTGGATTTAGTTAAACAAGGTGGTTGGATTGATGAACGTCAATTTGGTTTACAAGTTGTCGGTAACTACTTTAAAGATTTAAAAGGATTACTCAGTCTTGCACCCCTCGGTTTGCGGATGATCATCCGGGGTAAATTCCCCCTATCATTTGAACCTTCAGAAGGGACGCAACAAGTGCGATCGCTCATTGAATCTGTGCAACAAGTAGAAAACAAAAGTTAG
- a CDS encoding CPBP family intramembrane glutamic endopeptidase — translation MFFLFILITFFEPSVNALLAFMENAPALVVVMAFFIFWIVCWLPIATGSAILLNWQPPKPLQPEQKMPLLASLYLLAPLILWGVSWLTNKSFSDYGFVGNLSTLGSLALGFSLGVVSLAIVFSGQLALGWCFFEKTNFKLLLPILLQIFLIALLVGGIEELVFRGFLFTELAQDYPIWIAAAISSLIFALLHLVWEQRETAPQLPGLWLMGMVLVLGRFAANGNLGLAWGLHAGWVWAIATLDTAELITYTGKVSDWFTGKNKKPLAGLAGIICVLATGVIIWFFSKYF, via the coding sequence GTGTTTTTTTTGTTTATTTTGATAACTTTCTTTGAGCCTTCGGTCAACGCCTTACTGGCGTTTATGGAAAATGCACCAGCACTAGTTGTAGTGATGGCATTTTTTATTTTCTGGATAGTTTGCTGGTTGCCAATCGCAACAGGATCAGCAATATTGCTCAATTGGCAACCTCCCAAACCTTTGCAGCCAGAGCAAAAGATGCCGTTATTGGCGTCACTCTACCTATTAGCTCCCCTGATTCTGTGGGGAGTTAGTTGGCTGACGAATAAATCTTTTTCGGATTACGGCTTTGTTGGGAATCTTTCAACTCTTGGTTCTTTAGCGCTAGGTTTTAGTTTGGGAGTGGTGAGCCTAGCTATTGTATTTAGTGGGCAATTGGCGTTAGGTTGGTGTTTTTTTGAAAAGACGAATTTCAAGTTACTACTACCCATCTTGCTACAGATTTTCTTGATAGCGTTATTAGTGGGTGGGATAGAAGAGTTAGTTTTTCGCGGTTTCCTGTTCACTGAATTAGCGCAGGATTACCCAATTTGGATAGCAGCAGCAATTTCTAGCTTGATTTTTGCCTTGCTACACCTGGTTTGGGAGCAACGCGAAACTGCACCCCAACTCCCTGGATTGTGGCTAATGGGAATGGTGCTGGTGTTGGGACGTTTTGCTGCGAACGGCAATTTGGGTTTAGCTTGGGGACTGCACGCGGGATGGGTATGGGCGATCGCTACCCTAGACACAGCAGAACTAATTACTTACACAGGTAAAGTCTCTGACTGGTTTACAGGTAAGAATAAAAAACCCCTAGCTGGCTTGGCAGGAATTATTTGTGTATTGGCAACTGGAGTAATTATCTGGTTTTTCTCTAAGTATTTTTAA
- the psbX gene encoding photosystem II reaction center X protein, whose amino-acid sequence MTPSLANFLWSLLWGTAIVVIPVIVGLVFISQKDKIQRS is encoded by the coding sequence ATGACGCCTTCTTTAGCAAATTTTCTTTGGAGTCTGCTATGGGGTACTGCAATTGTTGTGATACCCGTTATAGTTGGTCTAGTTTTCATTAGCCAAAAAGATAAAATTCAGCGTTCATAA
- a CDS encoding Ycf66 family protein: MINFGLNSASFLAQVNFGANSASILGIFLAVAGAALYFLRTVRPELSRDQDIFFAAVGLLCGFILVFQGWRLDPILQFGQLLLVGTTVFFAVESIRLRSIATQQAKRNTPIVDEDRPVSDRYSYNDRRKYQAEMDADLDPLPYEEEERPVRPRIRGSRDEISTRDDYYEEQPPRRSERRNSSNSERQAPADKTRRRTSGRTVNRPSESSEEENWGSSSRQVDDWESSGGEVRKPSRRSNNGSGRPESREDDVAPRPRRRRPPTDSTPRRGREDDEAIPTDYVPYNPVEKPNEGPDNSTDFDDNV, translated from the coding sequence ATGATAAATTTTGGGCTGAACTCAGCCAGTTTTCTGGCTCAGGTAAATTTTGGGGCAAACTCAGCCAGTATTCTAGGAATTTTCCTGGCTGTGGCTGGGGCAGCACTGTATTTTCTCCGCACTGTGCGTCCAGAATTGTCACGGGATCAAGATATCTTTTTTGCAGCAGTCGGCTTGCTCTGCGGCTTCATTCTCGTGTTTCAAGGATGGCGGCTAGACCCGATTCTACAATTTGGTCAATTGCTTTTAGTTGGCACAACTGTATTTTTTGCAGTTGAAAGTATCCGCCTACGGAGTATAGCTACCCAGCAAGCAAAGCGCAACACTCCAATTGTGGATGAAGACCGACCGGTTAGCGATCGCTATTCGTACAATGATCGCAGAAAGTATCAAGCTGAGATGGATGCAGACTTAGATCCATTACCTTATGAAGAAGAGGAGCGCCCTGTGCGTCCCCGGATTCGGGGTAGCAGGGATGAGATTTCAACTCGTGATGACTACTACGAGGAGCAACCCCCCCGTCGTTCAGAACGCCGTAACAGCAGCAATAGTGAAAGACAGGCTCCAGCTGATAAAACGCGGCGGCGGACTTCTGGGCGGACTGTGAATCGCCCTTCTGAAAGCTCTGAAGAAGAGAATTGGGGTTCTTCATCTAGGCAAGTTGATGATTGGGAAAGTTCGGGAGGGGAAGTCAGAAAACCTTCTCGGCGTAGTAATAACGGGTCTGGGCGTCCAGAAAGTCGTGAAGATGATGTCGCTCCCAGACCAAGAAGGCGTCGTCCACCCACTGACTCGACTCCTCGAAGAGGGCGCGAAGATGATGAGGCGATCCCAACTGATTATGTACCATACAACCCGGTTGAAAAGCCAAATGAGGGGCCAGATAATTCGACCGATTTTGATGACAATGTTTAA
- a CDS encoding AbrB family transcriptional regulator produces MTETATAPLTGKALLAKVKELSTLPRRERAKQCGYYTVTKNNQVRVNLTDFYDALLSARGIPLSPEAPKDGRGREPTYRVSVHQNGQIVIGATYTKAMGLKPGDEFEIRLGYKHIHLIQLGETDKKLTSQDVDSDESDEDLEDEE; encoded by the coding sequence ATGACTGAAACTGCAACCGCACCATTAACTGGAAAAGCACTACTTGCTAAAGTAAAAGAACTTTCCACTTTACCACGCCGAGAAAGAGCTAAACAGTGCGGCTATTACACTGTTACTAAGAATAACCAGGTTCGTGTTAATCTCACCGATTTTTATGACGCTTTGCTATCAGCTAGAGGAATTCCTCTAAGTCCAGAAGCACCTAAAGATGGTCGTGGCCGTGAACCGACATATCGAGTTAGTGTCCATCAAAATGGTCAGATTGTGATTGGTGCTACATATACCAAAGCAATGGGCTTAAAGCCTGGAGATGAGTTTGAAATTAGGCTGGGATACAAGCATATTCACTTGATTCAACTCGGTGAAACTGATAAAAAACTAACCTCACAAGATGTAGATTCTGACGAATCGGACGAAGATTTGGAAGACGAAGAGTAA
- a CDS encoding chorismate lyase — protein MSITFTPTNNLTLPAAWHRLTPIWQGGEEIIQQSLPHTQLAPAWQLMLLGDGSPTRHLELLTGEPVEVDVIDMSLIGMDLDGAPELIQTVPGPRLRRQVWLHTASGQRLAYATSWWEASHVDEYLQNRSLPIWASLARLRTELYRDVRGIYYGDSSALESGFDVTGPFWGRHYLFWHHGQPLTLIYEVFSPYLTKYLGAMQLNSKNQ, from the coding sequence TTGAGTATTACTTTTACGCCCACAAACAACTTAACACTGCCAGCAGCTTGGCATCGCCTCACTCCGATTTGGCAAGGAGGGGAGGAAATAATTCAACAAAGTTTACCTCATACTCAGCTAGCACCTGCTTGGCAGCTAATGCTTTTGGGTGACGGCTCTCCAACACGTCACCTAGAATTGCTCACAGGTGAGCCTGTAGAAGTAGATGTGATTGATATGTCATTGATTGGCATGGACTTGGATGGTGCGCCTGAATTAATCCAAACTGTCCCAGGGCCGCGACTACGGCGACAAGTGTGGCTGCATACTGCTTCTGGTCAACGATTAGCCTACGCCACTTCGTGGTGGGAAGCCAGTCATGTAGATGAGTATTTGCAAAACCGTTCATTACCAATTTGGGCTAGTTTGGCTCGTCTTCGCACAGAGTTGTATCGGGATGTTCGAGGAATTTACTACGGTGACTCATCGGCGCTAGAGTCTGGTTTTGATGTAACTGGGCCTTTTTGGGGTCGCCATTACTTGTTTTGGCATCATGGACAGCCACTGACTTTAATTTATGAAGTTTTTTCGCCTTATTTAACCAAATATTTGGGAGCTATGCAATTAAATTCAAAAAATCAGTAA
- a CDS encoding YggT family protein, producing MTGVDLTAWILGPVLGLMTFLFIFRIILTWYPQVDLNRLPFNLIAWPTEPFLVPLRKLVQPIGGVDITPIIWVGIFSLLREILLGQQGLLTMLSRVN from the coding sequence ATGACTGGTGTTGACCTGACTGCTTGGATTCTTGGCCCTGTGTTAGGGCTGATGACATTTTTATTTATATTTCGGATCATTCTCACTTGGTATCCGCAAGTGGATCTGAATCGTTTGCCCTTTAATTTAATAGCTTGGCCTACTGAACCATTTTTAGTGCCCTTGCGAAAGCTAGTCCAACCTATAGGCGGGGTGGACATTACACCTATTATTTGGGTTGGTATCTTCAGCCTACTGCGAGAAATCTTGCTAGGTCAGCAAGGATTGCTGACTATGCTATCTCGTGTTAATTAG